The Mesomycoplasma ovipneumoniae genome window below encodes:
- the rplW gene encoding 50S ribosomal protein L23 — MNVNNIIKGPILTEKSYQLMSQGVYSFKVSPTTNRSETKKAVEYIFNVKVEKVNIFTVPKKEKKLGKSRGFSTKYKKAFVKLKPGYTINLFEDEAPAQESLDQTNKAQQEFSQQIEEKRAQFEQKNQEIAQKLAKKQAAESQKTEENQPENDPKNQTNEQGETN; from the coding sequence ATGAACGTAAATAATATTATTAAAGGTCCAATTTTAACTGAAAAATCCTACCAGTTAATGTCTCAAGGAGTTTATTCTTTTAAAGTAAGTCCGACAACAAATCGTTCTGAGACAAAAAAAGCTGTTGAATACATTTTTAATGTAAAAGTTGAAAAAGTTAATATTTTCACTGTTCCAAAAAAAGAAAAAAAACTAGGAAAATCACGTGGTTTTAGCACTAAATACAAAAAAGCATTTGTAAAATTAAAACCAGGATACACAATTAATCTTTTTGAGGACGAAGCTCCAGCACAAGAAAGTCTTGACCAAACCAACAAAGCCCAACAAGAATTCAGCCAACAAATTGAAGAAAAAAGAGCCCAATTTGAGCAAAAAAATCAGGAAATAGCCCAAAAACTTGCAAAAAAACAGGCCGCCGAAAGTCAAAAAACTGAAGAAAATCAGCCTGAAAATGACCCAAAAAACCAAACTAATGAACAAGGAGAGACAAACTAA